A stretch of DNA from Hemitrygon akajei chromosome 4, sHemAka1.3, whole genome shotgun sequence:
ATGTTGGGCAATGAGTAAAAAGGAGTAGTGTCCACAGGTTAGAGTAGACAAGCTATgctgaatagacaatagacaataggtgcagaagtagaccattcggcccttcgagcctgcaccgccattttgagatcatggctgatcatctactatcaatacccggttcctgccttgtccccatatcccttgattcccctatccataagatacctatctagctccttcttgaaagcatccagagaattggcctccactaccttccgaggcctACTTCAATCCTGTATGACTTTATGATTCCATAAAACAATTATACGCACCTCTCTATAAACTGTCTTGATGAAATCAAGATTTATTAACAACAGAATAATAAATTATTACTGTCACTAAAAATGAGGCCAATTGTTTTCCTGAAAATATTTGTAGCTGCTCTGAAGTTATTTGAATCTTCAACTGCACTAATATATTAAAATTAGATTTTAACCAAGTGTTCTTTATCTTAACAAGATTATGGTCTGGTTATCTGCTGATCTGCATGTTCAGAGTTCCAGGCCCTATCTTGCTTTTCATTTGAATGAGTACTTTCAGATACAACTTCAAAATCAATTACTGTTTGTGAGTTACAGTACATTCAATGGAAATAGAATGTCAACTAACATCATTTTTCTTTAGATTGTTAGATGTTTTTATACCTTTGTTGATACATGTTAATGCAATTAGAATATTATGgggtatatttatatttatatgggGGTTGTACTGGATACAGAGCAGAGGGCTTCTTAAGCAGTAACTGCACCATGTTAATAGTGAGGTTTACACCCCCATCCATCATAAGTAACAAGGTGATTTTTATTAAAAGATGGTGGACAAAACTAAAGTAGTGTTGATGCAAACTTAGCAGAAATAAGCAAGAGTTTAATATAGTCCAAAGAATATGAACTAGAATTAAACAGGACATCGTGAAAAACAGAAGAGATAGGAGCTAGTGAAAGGATTGAGCACAGTGCGAGAGAGACAACCAGATCAAGGTGTGTTGATGTTTGTAAAAAGTTGGCTCAAGAATTGTGACAGAGATTCTGAAAGTTCATTTTCCCACAGAACTTTACATCATATTCAAAAGCATTGAGTCCCCTTTATGAAGTTGCTTTGTAAATGAGAGGCACATTACACTATCTTGAAATTGATACTACTTGGGCACAAATTACTGGGCACTTGCTGAGAAGTGCCTTGCTTAGATGATAACAAGGATGATAGACTGCAACAGGCTAAATATGGGCTAGAAGAAAATGTCAATGTTTCAGAGAACAAGTCAAATAAATACAAATATTTAGAAAACATATGTGTTTAGCCATATTATAAATACAGTGTTAACACCGCAAAGATAACCCAATTGCTCTGAAGATCTTTAGGGCACTCAGAGAGGTACGATGCAAACATAGTTTCCATTTAACACACAATTAAAGTCCAGCATCATAAAGTGAAGAGTGAATCTGTCACAACAGCCTTAACCTACAAATCTTGTCTGGAGTCTCACAAAGTATTTCACTAATGAAAATATTCATCAATGGCTCACTGTACAAAGAACatagattacaaatacctggggatacgaattgacaataaactggactggtcaaagaacactgaggctgtctacaagaagggtcagagccatctctacttactgaggagactgaggtcctttaacatctgccggacaatgctgaggatgttctatgagtctgtggtggccagtgctatcatgtttgctgttgtgtgctggggcagcaggctgagggtagcagaatcaacaaactcattcgtaaggccagtgatgttgtgggggtggaactggactctgacggtggtgtctgaaaagaggatgctgtccaagttgcatgccatcttggacaatgtctcccatccactccataatgtactggttaggcacaggagtacaaccagccagagactcattccaccgagatgcaacactgagcgtcataggaagtcattcctacctgtggccatcaaactttacaactcctcccttggagtgtcagacatcctgagccaataggctggtcctggacttatttccacttggcatgattaacttattattatttaattatttatggttttatattgctttatttctacactattcttggttggtgtgactgtaacaaaacccaatttccctccggatcaataaagtatgtctgtttgtctgtctgtctaaagcacagttcaggccctttagcttacaatgttgtgccaaccatttaaTCTACTCTTAAATCAACTTAATCTTACAttctcacatagccctctatgtgcctatctaagagtttattaaatgtccctaatatatctggctcaaccaccacccctggcagaatGTTCCATGCATTACATGATAATTTTAATTTCCCTCATTTCATTGGAAAAATTATTATAGTTTTGTGCAACATCTAAAGAATGTACATTAAATATGCATTGCACTATTAGTAAGAGCACTTAAATCCAGCAATGTGGAAAATCTGTCAGCCCAGTACTACTGAAGTTCCATGGATATCAGATTAATGGAGTTTTACTGTACATCCCAAATCAAAATTTAACCAATAATTGTCATTAGCAGGGCACTAAAAATATGACATGAACTTTATGAGAAACATACTGGCGCGCTTCCATTGGTAAAGGCATGGACACACCTGAAACATGGCAAAGGGGCACTCTGGGAGTTGCCTATTTTAGAACACAAAGAAAAATCCTTTGGTTGGAGTGTCAACTGTGGGCAAAAAAAATGTACCAAACTTTGCAGACCAGATGGAAGGTTGACTATTCATTAGTTGTAATCATTTTTCAGGGTCAGAATTAGAAACAGATTTATTACCActgtcttatatgatgtgaaaatTGTTctgcagaagtacagtgcaaagTCAGAAAATTACAATTAATTAtaatgaggtcgtgttcatggactcttcagaaatctgatattgGTTTCTAATTAATTCTTATAAATTGCACAAGACTATTAGAATGTATAGTAATAAAAATAAGATTTAAAAAATATGAATTTAAAAATGTGCTTTTAACATTTACTATACCTGTATGAGAACGTCTGTGTAACTCGAGATTGCTTGGGTGCTTAAAGGTTTTGCCACATAGTTCACAACAATATTGTTTCTGCGACTGAACATTTGAGTTATTTAAATGGTCAAGAACTTCCAAGGTATCTCCAGCAGTTGTCCTGCCACCATGCAGCAGATCATTCCCAGCCAAAGGCGAGTCAGCTTGTTTTTCATGCTCCTGGTCTTTTTCCCTGGAATCACTGCTTTGACGTTGATTCTCTTTAGGCAGCTGTTCTGCAGCATGTTCATTAATTTTCTCCATTTCAATTGCCTCATTCAATTTAGGTTGTACGGAGGTTGACTCAAGCTGTTTCTGGGACCTCAAATACTCATACTTCTTCAGAGGGATTGTCTTTTTCAAGAGAGGCAACTGCCTAATGGGTTGAGGTTCGATGTTCCCTGTGCTCTGACTAAAGGGCCATCTTTCTTCTGTGTGTACAGTCATGCCTGATGAAGAGGACTCCTGACTGCCATTAGTGCATTGAGAATGATCAAGGGAAGACACATCCTCAGCAGTTACTGCTGCTCCTAATCCATCATCAAGATCTTCTCTTCCTGGTTCCCCTTGGCCGTTATTGAAAAATTGTGGCAGCTTTTGATTAAACATTTCTTTACCATAACAGCTGTATAATTTAGTAGCCTGTTGAGCATTTTGCCTCACGGGATAAACTGAGGAATTCCTCTCTGAAGGTCCAGGAGTTTGGTTCTGTAAAGTGGCTGATATTTCAGCCTGGGAAATATCTGGAAGAGGTCTAAATAAAAGACCCAATTCCTGTGCTTTATGAATGTGGTTCTGTATTCCAAATGAACAGTCACGGTTTATCTCTGTTGCATCATTATTCTCTAGCATATCCTCGGTGTCAGTTGTCAGGGACCCATGTAGTGAAATGACCCCAGCCCCTGACAAATTGCTGGTACTACTGATGACACTAGCTGAAGCCTTCAGGAAAGTATAACACAAACTAAGCACATTTGGAACCTGcaaacactgagcaatgtctAGTACCGCCTGGACATTTTCATGGCTAAGATCAAGGTGCGAGGTGTACATAAAATCTAGAATTTGGCCAATGCCGCCAACATTTTTAATGTCCAAATGGAAGACGTCACGACTCTGGCCTGAAGAATTCTGAAATAAGGTTCTGGAAGTTAATAGACACAATACACAATTAGTTTGAGCTAAATAGATACAATACACAATTAGTTTGAGCTAAAGAGTTTCATCAGGTTTCTCTGTAGTATTTATTAGAAACAGTAATGCCATAACTAAAGTCTCCAAGTACAAAATTAGATACATTTTCATTATTACTGTAAACACTCTAACAAAGGCATTTTAATTCACTAAAGCAAGACAATTTAACAGTTCACTAAATCATAACTAAGTATTCTCTACAAGGAGGGGACTTTTATCAGTTAATAATTACAGCTTTCTTGTAAACTATGGTATTGAAAACTCAGCCCTTGCATGCCTTGAGAAGATTTGTCACTAGTGTTACTAACTTGCACCGACTTCCAAGACCACAGCTTATTTCAAATTTAAGTGTTCAAATAAAATGCAATCAATATTCTCTTTGAATATTTCTTGATTATTCAAAAGAGAAACATCATCAAAAAGAATTACTGAAAAAATTTATAGGGATGAATAATATTGGTGATGTACCAGAGGTTACAGAACAGAGCCACAAGAAGGAAATGTTGTTGCTAACTTTGTTCTGGAAATGAGAGATGTTGGCAAGTCTACCATTGCCATGAATTACAGACAAAATTTCATAAATGGGCATGACAATATGTTGAAGAGATACCTTCAGAGATTTTAGAGAGTTTCAAGTTCAGTAGCACAGACCAGAGGAATTAGTTGGTGAATATGAAGTCAGGCTAAAAATATTAATAAGAAGTTGAAATTTCCGAACCTTTTAAAATCAGACACTATGGGATTCTTCCATGTCTGGAATGTTACAGGACAGAGTTTTGGCAAAACACTTTCACACACTGGAATTAAAAGAGCAAGTTCAAAGAAGTTCAAAAAAGTTCAAAGGTGACCAATATGGACATGGTCCTTAAATACATGAGGCTGTTTTATGCAAGAcgagaaataatagaaaaggtGATTGCAATGTATTCTACTTAGGGACATGTCTGTTCCAAGAGGCTTGGTTAGGAAATCGTCAGGAATGTAAAAGGTGGGGAAGCGGAAAGTCATGTGGCTATAAAGCTGTCAGTCATAGATGACACCTGATCTCAGAACAGAATTCAAAATGGCTGTTGTCATACTGTAACAAAGTTGAGCATAGTATAGTACACTAAGGTGAAAGGCCCCAAAGAATGTAATCGCCAGTGAAAATGGTATTTCAAACACAAAGGACAAGCTTAAACTTAAGCAACTGTTACAATGGAGTACATATGGCGGATTGTGACAAGCAGGTGGAAATATACGTGTTGAGTGGTATTAATTGTGCATCCTAGGCCAAAGATTCTTGGCCGCCTAATTAATTCAGAAAGCAAATGTAAGAAACCAGATTGGCAAGTCAATTAGTTGCATAACAAGGAATGTATCAGGAATCCTCAACCACTTGAGGCAGAgccaaaatgcattatttttGCTTTACAGGGGAGGGGGACTACTGCATTGCCAGAGACAGAGGAGTCCAATTGCTCAAAGTTGTTATAGGTCACATAAGCAATCATGGGCATGGACTGGATTGAGCCACTCAGACTGAGGTACTGCCCCTGTGGAAAAGATCAGTGTTCGATGGTGAAGGGATCCAGGAGTCCCTCGTGTTCAGGGTGCAATAGCCCCACCCAAACAGAAGACTAGTCAGGTGGGAAAATAAACAATAGCAACTGtgaaaggaaaggaattgttgacaatTTCAGCCATCTGCTGTCTCATACATCTCCACAGCCTCATTTGAGAGGCACCAAGAGTTTGTAGAATTTTCAGAACCAGAGTCATGAAGTGTAGCTACAGTAAAAGCAGCCACTGAAAATGATGGACTACAACTAAGATGGACAGCTCTCTCCACAAGGGTAGGTAGGGTAAATAAGCTAAGGTAGTAATAAACCACACCACTGCAGATGCAACTTGCTGCGAGCATATCCAAACAGGAAAGATATGTAAGGGTGAATGGTAATCTTAATATTTCCAGTTTGCCATAGGAACAAAAAATAAACCTACCATGATCTGAAACAAATCAAGAGTATTCTTCAGAAGTTATGAATTTGCAGTGCTGAACATGCAGGATGCTGGTAGGCTCAACTGCATTTACTCTAATGCAAGGAGCCCCAGGATATGTTGGATGAGCTTGGAGCATGAATGAGCACATGCAATTACGCTCTTATTGTAATCACGGAATCTTGGTTAACTTGGGCATTACTCGCAGCTGGGGTACAGAAACTTCAGGCATGACAAAGGAGATGGGAGGaggggtcagaatcagaattattatcactgacatatgatgtaaaatttgttattttgtagcagcagtacaatgcaaagacaatagacataaattataaaaataaataaataatgcaaaacaaAGGAATATTAAAGAAGTGTCAGTGTAGTGTTAGTAGTAGTGAGTTCGTGGACtgctcagaaatctaatggcagagagaagaagctgttctaaattgttgagtgtgtgtcatcagatttctgtaccaccttcctgatgattGTGCTAAGAAGAGGACATCTCCTAGATTCtgatggtccttaatgattgatgtcACTTCCTGAGGTAGCACCTCTTGTAGATGTTCTTGATAGTAGGGAGGCTGATGTTCATGGTGGAAATGACTCCGTCTataccctctgcagcctctgtgCATTGGAACTTCCatttcaggctgtgatgcagtcagaatGCGCTCCACTGCACTTCTATAGAAACTTGtaagagcctttggtgacataccaaatcctcTCAAGAGTCTTAGTGATGTAGAACCAGTGATGTACTTCTTTGTGACAGCTTcaaaatgttgggcccaggatagagccTCGGAGACGTTGACACCCGAACTTAactctgctcaccctttccacggcGGACCTCTTGTTCAGATCTAacaactttcccttcctgaagtccttggtcttgttgacacaGGACTGCTGTTGTTGCAAAACTATTCAACCAGAAACTCTCTCACTCATATACACTTCCTCATCAGCAtccgagattctaccaacaacagtggtgtcattggagaattaatagatggtatttgagctgcgCTTTGCCACGCAGTTGCATGTGTAGACAGTAGAGTAGTGAGCTGCTCTACTTTACTGCGATGTTCTCCCTAATAATATTAGGGAGGATCATCAAACAAGGTCAAGTGGGTAAAATTTGGGAATAAAAGAAGGGTTAAGTTGGAAGGTATAGCTCTGAACAAATTGTTCTGATGAGATTACTTCCAGTG
This window harbors:
- the zbtb49 gene encoding zinc finger and BTB domain-containing protein 49 isoform X3 → MYTSHLDLSHENVQAVLDIAQCLQVPNVLSLCYTFLKASASVISSTSNLSGAGVISLHGSLTTDTEDMLENNDATEINRDCSFGIQNHIHKAQELGLLFRPLPDISQAEISATLQNQTPGPSERNSSVYPVRQNAQQATKLYSCYGKEMFNQKLPQFFNNGQGEPGREDLDDGLGAAVTAEDVSSLDHSQCTNGSQESSSSGMTVHTEERWPFSQSTGNIEPQPIRQLPLLKKTIPLKKYEYLRSQKQLESTSVQPKLNEAIEMEKINEHAAEQLPKENQRQSSDSREKDQEHEKQADSPLAGNDLLHGGRTTAGDTLEVLDHLNNSNVQSQKQYCCELCGKTFKHPSNLELHRRSHTGEKPFECNICGKHFSQAGNLQTHLRRHSGEKPYICEICGKRFAASGDVQRHIVIHTGQKPHLCDICGRGFSNFSNLKEHKKTHSADKLFTCDQCGKSFNMQRKLVKHRIRHTGERPYNCLTCGKRFAGSGDLRRHVRTHTGERPYNCETCGKCFTRSAVLHRHKRMHCRYNGDHDLRNEEIDSSEENYQQAAEQRSPNSEPLSQALQVALLPVSPLDKLRGDSEQPSLGVPEQSAPMHENSHSEYNSLVQQVDDQQNKMILGSAKTHKPQAPHQHNTDTVVRPEESLSSQNSSTVRPSVTSLDIHINVPFGNHTPSVSYRANEGPFLSSLTLWGLAMKTLQNDNDLDH
- the zbtb49 gene encoding zinc finger and BTB domain-containing protein 49 isoform X2, with the protein product MAAESLGSHSCHLLQQLHEQRIQGFLCDCMLVVKGVCFKAHKNVLAAFSQYFRTLFQNSSGQSRDVFHLDIKNVGGIGQILDFMYTSHLDLSHENVQAVLDIAQCLQVPNVLSLCYTFLKASASVISSTSNLSGAGVISLHGSLTTDTEDMLENNDATEINRDCSFGIQNHIHKAQELGLLFRPLPDISQAEISATLQNQTPGPSERNSSVYPVRQNAQQATKLYSCYGKEMFNQKLPQFFNNGQGEPGREDLDDGLGAAVTAEDVSSLDHSQCTNGSQESSSSGMTVHTEERWPFSQSTGNIEPQPIRQLPLLKKTIPLKKYEYLRSQKQLESTSVQPKLNEAIEMEKINEHAAEQLPKENQRQSSDSREKDQEHEKQADSPLAGNDLLHGGRTTAGDTLEVLDHLNNSNVQSQKQYCCELCGKTFKHPSNLELHRRSHTGEKPFECNICGKHFSQAGNLQTHLRRHSGEKPYICEICGKRFAASGDVQRHIVIHTGQKPHLCDICGRGKRFAGSGDLRRHVRTHTGERPYNCETCGKCFTRSAVLHRHKRMHCRYNGDHDLRNEEIDSSEENYQQAAEQRSPNSEPLSQALQVALLPVSPLDKLRGDSEQPSLGVPEQSAPMHENSHSEYNSLVQQVDDQQNKMILGSAKTHKPQAPHQHNTDTVVRPEESLSSQNSSTVRPSVTSLDIHINVPFGNHTPSVSYRANEGPFLSSLTLWGLAMKTLQNDNDLDH